The following proteins are encoded in a genomic region of Neomonachus schauinslandi chromosome 7, ASM220157v2, whole genome shotgun sequence:
- the LOC110581203 gene encoding olfactory receptor 56-like codes for MVWVGNQTLISHFILLGLFTHSPLHLFLFSTIMVMFLVALSGNGLMILLINIDSRLHSPMYFFLSWLSLMDLMLISTIVPRMATDFLLGRGSISFTSCGLQILFFLTLLGDECFLLAFMAYDRYVAISNPLRYSVVMSRRVCWLMVAGSWLFGLVDGLIQAIFTLTFPYCGSQEIDHFFCDVPAILKLACADTSLYETMIYVCCILMLLLPFSVISASYLWILVAVLHMHSAEGRQKAFAICSSHMAVVSLFYGAAMITYMRPQTHHSSRQDKVVSTFYTMITPMLNPLIYSLRNKEVAGALRKLLGRCPCGGGQV; via the coding sequence ATGGTTTGGGTGGGAAACCAGACTCTCATCTCCCACTTCATCCTCCTGGGCCTTTTCACCCACTCGCCACTgcacctctttctcttttccaccaTCATGGTCATGTTCCTGGTGGCCCTCTCTGGCAACGGGCTCATGATCCTCCTCATCAACATCGACTCCCGCCTGCACagccccatgtacttcttcctcagcTGGCTGTCACTCATGGACCTCATGCTCATCTCCACCATTGTGCCACGGATGGCCACTGACTTCCTCCTAGGCCGTGGCTCCATCTCCTTCACAAGCTGTGGGCTCCAGatcctcttcttcctcaccctcCTGGGGGATGAATGCTTCCTGCTGGCCTttatggcctatgaccgctatgtggccatcaGCAACCCATTGAGGTACTCAGTGGTCATGAGCCGCCGTGTCTGCTGGCTCATGGTGGCAGGGTCCTGGCTCTTTGGCCTGGTGGATGGACTGATCCAGGCCATCTTCACTCTGACCTTCCCCTACTGTGGCTCTCAGGAGATCGACCACTTCTTCTGTGATGTCCCTGCCATACTGAAGTTGGCCTGTGCTGACACCTCCCTCTATGAGACCATGATCTATGTCTGTTGCATCTTAATGCTGCTCCTGCCCTTCTCTGTCATCTCTGCCTCCTACCTGTGGATCCTGGTAGCTGTGCTCCACATGCATTCTGCTGAAGGTCGTCAGAAAGCCTTTGCTATCTGCTCCTCTCACATGGCAGTGGTTTCTCTCTTCTATGGGGCTGCCATGATCACCTACATGCGGCCCCAGACCCACCACTCCTCCAGGCAGGACAAGGTGGTCTCAACCTTCTATACGATGATCACCCCTATGCTTAATCCACTCATCTATAGTTTGAGGAACAAGGAAGTGGCTGGGGCTCTCAGGAAACTCCTGGGGAGGTGTCCCTGTGGTGGGGGGCAAGTCTAG
- the LOC123325302 gene encoding LOW QUALITY PROTEIN: zinc finger protein 789-like (The sequence of the model RefSeq protein was modified relative to this genomic sequence to represent the inferred CDS: deleted 1 base in 1 codon), which translates to MHVNVNENLPRALSFADDAGLFCDCCSLLLRHKQILTNAKSYECSECGRVFRRQANFIRHQRIHTSEDPFECDICGQAFKHKSTLLVHKQCHPQKKPYKCHDCGKFFRQMAYLIEHKRIHTKEKPYKCSECERTFSQNSTLIRHQLTHSGEKPHKCHECGKAFGWHSTLLSHQQIHTKQNTHKCSKCGESFSRNVDLIQHQRMHAKEEFFECRECGKTFSFKANLHGHEVIHTGERPYRCDKCGKSFIWRTSFIKHQGTYKEWISM; encoded by the exons ATGcacgtcaatgtaaatg AAAACCTGCCCAGGGCCCTGAGCTTCGCGGATGATGCCGGTTTGTTCTGTGATTGTTGTTCGTTGCTTTTGCGGCATAAGCAAATTCTTACAAACGCAAAATCTtatgaatgcagtgaatgtggaaGAGTCTTCAGGCGTCAGGCAAATTTCATTCGACATCAAAGAATTCACACATCAGAGGATCCCTTTGAATGCGACATATGCGGGCAAGCCTTCAAACATAAGTCTACTCTTCTTGTCCATAAACAGTGTCACCCTCAA AAAAAGCCATATAAGTGTCATGACTGTGGAAAATTTTTCCGTCAGATGGCATATCTTATTGAACATAAAAGGATCCATACCAAAGAAAAGCCCTATAAATGTAGTGAGTGCGAAAGAACGTTTAGTCAGAATTCAACCCTTATTCGACATCAGTTAACCCACAGTGGAGAAAAACCCCATAAATGTCACGAATGTGGAAAGGCCTTTGGTTGGCATTCGACCCTTCTGAGCCATCAACAGATTCATACTAAACAAAACACTCACAAATGCAGCAAATGTGGAGAGTCCTTTAGCCGGAATGTGGATCTCATTCAGCATCAAAGAATGCATGCCAAGGAGGAATTCTTTGAATGTAGAGAATGTGGAAAAACTTTTAGTTTTAAGGCAAATCTTCATGGCCATGAGGTCattcatactggagagagacCCTACAGATGTGACAAATGTGGAAAATCTTTCATCTGGCGCACAAGCTTTATTAAGCATCAGGGTACTTACAAAGAATGGATATCAATGTGA